ttccaattggacaagccagacgcttgttcagtggtaccaacttgtccacagatacgtggtcaccagaccagacgcccgatcatagctactcttctgatttgatggtagaatcagaacagtaaccccaccatgatgactacatttttgtccgttctttggttgctcaggcagtgaagaaacagcgttggtcaaaaacgctcgggtagggaagatacggtattggtagccgtcctacccggggactccacccaaaatcttacccgtcgcggcccacacacacctcattcgaccttttctttcaaaaacagttttattttatttaggcaacctttgggttgctgccacatgctatttacatcctggaacatttggatgataaacttagcactggtccaccattgggaagtgtgccgtgtccaaacatttgttttgaaaaaaaaaaatggggggagagtcacatattgtgaccaattataagggtttaattggccccaagaaggacagacacactaacacaccagatattaaaccgaagtatttacacacactacgcttgtcttacagaactccagaagctccaagtccggagaaaaccagcgaacacaggaaaaggaaagaatgaagacagccatgaggactcctttcttcatgCTCAACATGTTTGTTCTGGacacttggttgcgcgggaacgctgaCCCCATcattccaaacccctttactgttaacacttcacggcccagtagtaccgagggcccagtcaccaaccacgctgcattatcctggtgtgccaagttcataacttggtactccctatcatacatcattgaggcactgttggcattggctatactcggttatgcagtacagaccatgcgcctccgcaagtggaaaaggcgagcgtaccgcgctcgaaccccggtctatcggatccgatccccgatattcggctataacCAGACCCCAGGCCCCTGCGACATATGAATgacaaaacatgcactggcggtttttcctgtaaataaaaagaaaatgtatggaaatgtatgatcctgagcttgactgccaagccaggaaagagtatattaaatgttgtgattgttattgtctgtttagagagataagattgtataatgcttgaagaattgttgaggtaaagttagaggttcccagtttacttttttttagacacatgcccctgcctgacatagcgccctcaagaattgtttagataaatttttgtgcatagctagggtcagagtagtggccatgtaggaggtgcccccaccCTCGGtcaggaaacgaagaggacaaaatttatgtgatccttcacgcttcgcgttaggatcacaaggcgggtgtgtagccacgtaaaatggctgcgtcccgattaatctggccaaaacccagtttgaaatggctaacccgagagactgctgggaaaagcagctaacaagacacaagcaggcagctgcagacagtattgcatattcggctctggggaagttggcccagatcgatactcagggggaTCAACTgcccatcaacccagatatttgcagttacattcaggactgttagcagcccatctatccagacagctgcagttaaatcggctatccccgggaacaattgcaacatattagcaattgaataccgggccagacctgtcggcgcctgcagtggccgaaacaaagacaggtgaacgaccacccccccgatcaaggaatcgcctcaccattggacacatcgaccccagggattggggacaaatccaatcacttgggactcggggtcaagggccgccctgggaggcgggaagcccctgggccctataaaagtgaggggccaagttcagatctcgctctctctcctcttcgcctgctcaagaccttcgcaagaacagcaaccggcaacagtaagtttgaatccagcgatcgctatccggtagagtcacctagccaccgacctgtagcagtcttttgaatcccgcgggccaaatctgattggacaagccatttgtttccctgacctggtgggctcttcctaagttaagtattggccagtagtgataggtttattatattgaTAGTaggattagtgtattaatattgcttgttgtatataataaatatgCTCTgaagatccagatcttcagagaaccctacgtgctctcatcccacgtgctccccgcattggagatctctactgcctcccgaaaatacataaggccaacacaccaggccgccctatcgtttcaggcaatgggaccctgtgtgagaacctctctggctacatcgagggcatcttgaaacccatcgtacaaggtacacccagcttctatcGTGACACGACGGACcttctacagaaactcagcacccatggaccagttgaaccaggaacattcctcgtcacaatggacgtctcggcactctacaccagcatcccccatgacgacggcattgctgcaacagcctcagtactcaacaccgacaactgccaatctccagacgcaattctgcaactcatccgcttcattctggatcacaacgtcttcaccttcgacaacaagttcttcatccagacgcacggaacagccatggggaccaaattcgcaccccaatacgccaacatcttcatgcacaagtttgaacaggacctactcaccgcacaggaccttcaaccgacgttatacaccagatacatcaatgacatttttttcctttggacccacggcgaagaatcactgaaacgactacacgatgacattaataagttccatccaaccatcagactcaccatggactactctccaaaaccagttgcattcttggacacactcgtctccatcaaggacggtcacctcagcacgtcgctttacctcaaacccacggataacctcatgatgctccacttctccagcttccaccctaaacacattaaagaagccatcccctatggacaagcgctccgtatacacaggatctgctcagacgaggaggagcgtaacagacatctacagacgttgaaagatgccctcgtacgaacgggatatggcactcgactcatcgatcgacaattccaacgcgccacagcgaaaaaccggaccgacctcctcagaagacaaacatgggacacaaccgacagaatacccttcgtcgtccagtacttccccggagcggagaaactacgtcatcttct
This portion of the Scyliorhinus torazame isolate Kashiwa2021f chromosome 5, sScyTor2.1, whole genome shotgun sequence genome encodes:
- the LOC140420918 gene encoding uncharacterized protein — protein: MDVSALYTSIPHDDGIAATASVLNTDNCQSPDAILQLIRFILDHNVFTFDNKFFIQTHGTAMGTKFAPQYANIFMHKFEQDLLTAQDLQPTLYTRYINDIFFLWTHGEESLKRLHDDINKFHPTIRLTMDYSPKPVAFLDTLVSIKDGHLSTSLYLKPTDNLMMLHFSSFHPKHIKEAIPYGQALRIHRICSDEEERNRHLQTLKDALVRTGYGTRLIDRQFQRATAKNRTDLLRRQTWDTTDRIPFVVQYFPGAEKLRHLLHSLQHVIDDNEHLAKVIPTPPLLAFKQPRNLKQTIVCSKLPSLQNSDHDTTQPCHGNLCKTCQIIDMDTTITRENTTHQVRGTYSCDSANVVYLIRCRKGCPEAWYIGETMQTLRQRMNGHRATITRQEWSLPVGEHFSSQGHSASDLRVSVLQGGLQDPRQRRIAEQKLIAKFRTHECGLNRDLGFMSHYIHPPPSGLQNPTNCPGLIQCTPL